The genomic window TTTGTCCACTATACCAAGTTCTTTTATTTTTATTTCCAAATCCTCTAAGATCCATAGCATTAGATATAATTTCAACTCTATTTAAAGATGAAAGAACCAATGGGAAAAGAATAGTATTATAATTTTTAAGTCTAGTTATTATATTAGCATCTTCTTTTCTAAAAGCTACTCCTCTGGCTGCTTGAGCATTCATAATATTTTTAAACTCATCTCTTACATCCGGAATATATCTAAGAGCGATATTTATAGCGTATGCAACTTTATAAGATACTCCGATTTTATTTAAGCTACTTGCAAACTTGCTTGGATGAGTAGTAAATATAAACAGCATCATAATGGGAAATACAGCTAAATATTTCATTGAAAGAGTTATGGCAAACCAAACTGTTTCTAAAGATAGTGTTATTCCCTTAATTGTTATTAATGATGTGGTTGTTTGCGTCAAAGTAGATCCATAGTTTGGAGTTACAACTATCAGAAATATAGAGTTCATAATAGTAAACATAACAATAAAGATAAAAAGTGGTTTTATAGATTTAAATGGAATTTTTGCAATTTTTAAAAGAGCTAATCCAAATATGAAGAAACCTAAAAATACTCTAAAATCGTTAAATAAAAATACACAAGCTGTCCAAACTAAAAGAAGAATAAATTTTATACTTCCATCGATTTTGTGAATTGGTGAATTTTTTTCTATATAAAGAGTTCCCGCTCTAGACATTATCTATCCCCTCCTTGATTTTCAAAATTTATAAAGGAGTTCATAAGAAATTGAGCATTCAATCCCATAATTTCTGCCATTTGAGACAGCGAAGTCTCTTTTAAATTTGATTTTTCCATTAAATCTTTTTGGCCCAAAATGTTTGCAGGCTTCTCATTGGCAATAATAGTTCCACCACAAAGAACGATAGACCTATTAGCATATTCAAGAGCTAAATGCATATCATGAGTGATAAGGATAATTCCAACGCCTTGAGAAGCGATAGATTTTATGAATTCCATAAACTCCTTATATCTTTTATAATCTTGTCCAGCTGTAGGTTCATCAAGAATTAGAACTTTTGGTTCAAGAGCTAGAATTGCAGCAATTGTAAGTCTTTTCTTCTGACCATAACTTAAAGAAGTGATTGGCCAATATCTAAATTCATGTAGTCCACATATTTCTAATGCTTTTTCAGCCTTTTCAGTATAATTTTTAATTCCTCTAATTTTTAATCCAAACTCAACCTCTTCAAGAAGAGTTTCCTGAGTGATCATATGATTAGGATTTTGCATAACAAAACCAATATTTTCTCCTCTTCTTCTGATACTTTCTTTTTTTATACTTTTTCCAAGAAGAGAAATATCACCTGAATTTTCCTTTTCAATTCCAGTTATAACTTTACAAAGAGTTGATTTACCAGCCCCGTTATTTCCTAATAGAGCTAAAATCTCTCCTTTTTCTAAAGAAAAATTGACATTGTTCAAAATATTTTTATATTCATCATATGAAAAACTTAAATCAGAAATATTTAGAATTTCATCTCCAAAAGTTTTGAATTTTATATCAATAGAGTCACACCAAGTTTTGACTTTTAAAATGTTCTCAGGAGTTCCAATTTTTTCGATAGGATAAATGGTATCTTTTTGGAAATCTACACCTGAGTATTTTAAGGCTTCTATATATAGAGGTTCTCTAAGACCATACTTTCTAAAAATATCTTGTCTAAATAACTCTTCTGGAGATCCATTGGCAACAACCTCACCTTTATTTAAAACTATAACTCTATCAAAGTCTTGCTCTAAAACATCTTCAATTCTATGTTCAATAACAATAACAGTTTTACCTGTCTTTTTTTGAATATCACAGATCAATTTCATTGCATGTTTACCGCTATATGGATCTAAATTTGCAAGTGGTTCATCAAAAAGTAAAATATCTGCTGAGCTTCTCATAATTCCGGCAAGAGATACAGATTGTTTTTGTCCACCAGATAACTCTTGAGGACTATGATTTATAAAACTACTCATACCAACATTATCAAGAGCAATCTTAGTATTTTTTATCATCTCTTCTTGAGGAACTAAATTATTTTCATCAATGAAAGATACATCTTCACCAACACTTAGTCCAATAAATTGTCCATCTTGATCTTGTAAAACAGTTCCAACATGGTTACTAATTTCAAATATACTAGTTTCATAGGGATGAATGCCATTTAAAGTAAGGCTTCCTTTAAATCCACCCTCTTTAGAAAATGGAACAATTCCATTTAAACAGTTTCCAAGTGTAGATTTTCCACTTCCACTAGGACCAGCAATTAATACTTTTTCACCTTTTTTGATCTCTAAATTAATATTTTTCAAAGTTGGTTCTAGCTGGTTCATATATTTAAAAGTAAAATTTTTAAATTCTACTACGTTAATCATTTGTTCTCCTTTAGTCTTCTATTTTTAAATTTGAATATTTTCTTTTTCTAGCAGCTATTCCAAGTATAATAGGAATTCCTAAAGTTGCAGTAACAACAAAATTAGTTGCAGTAGCTAATGCAATTTGAATCCAAACTTTTTGAGCTGGCTCACCATAAAAATAAACATCTCCAACATAAGCAGCAAGTCCTGCAAAAATCATACCTAAAATAGCATATAGATACATTTTAAAGATATGTTTTTTTGTAACATGTCCAGTTTCGAGAGAGAAACTTTTATCAAGAGTTATCATTCCACCAAAAAGTCCAATGACAGCAGATAGGAAGACCCAACTAAACCAAACGCTTCCCCACATGATCATGTCATTTAGAGCATGACCTACAAAGCCTACAAAGAATCCAACTACAGGGCCAAAGATAGCTCCAAATATCGTAAGAAGAGCAACAGCTATTCTAAACGATGTATTTGGTCCAACAGGGATAGCAACTCCAGATAGAACACTATAAAGAGCAGCTCCAATACCTATAGCAACAACACTTTTAGTTGAGAATAACTCTGTTTTTTTTACGTAATAACGAAATCCATCTTCGTCAGTATATGTTTTATTCATTTTTTTCCAACCTTTCTTTTCTAAGTTTCCAATCAGGCATATAGATATGGATAAAATCCCAAAACTCTTTTTTGTGATGAGGATATTTTAAGTGTGCAACCTCATGAAGTGATACATAATCAATGCATTCTAGAGGTTTTTTTATAAGCTCTAGATTTAGAGTAATCTGTTTTTTTAAATATCTACACGAACCCCAACGATTCTTCATTTTTCTAATCTTTAATTCTTTAAAATTTTCATCAATAATTTGACTATATTTATTAATGGAGTCCAAAAAAATTATATGAGCTTGTTTTCTATACCAATTATAAAGAAGAGTTTCAATATTTTTTTTATTTATTTCTTTATTTGTATAAATATAGATACAATCTTCAAAAATTTGAACTGAATTTTTTTTATCAGGAAAAATTTTTAAAATATACATTTTTCCAAGGTACTCTATATTGTCTCCGTTTTTATAAGATTTGTCAACCTGTTTAGTAGAATTTTTTTTGATTTTTTCAAGATTTTCTTTAATCCAAGCTTCTTTTGATTCTATAAAGGATTCAATATATTTTTGAGGTGTAGTCTTAGGTACAGAAAGAAGTATTTGACCATTTGACTTAATTTTTAAGATTAGATTTTTAATACTTTTTCGTGTAATAATAATATTATATTTCATACTTTATACATTCTCCTTATTAACTATTATTAAAATGATTTTACACTATAAAAATTATAAATAAAAGATATTTGACAAAGTTTTCTTAAGAGAGTATATATTATACTAGTTATTACTAAGGGGAGGTTATTATGAAATCAAAATTATTTATGTTAGCAGGACTTTTAATAGCTACAACGGTTTCAAATGCAGCAGTAAAAAAAGATGTTAAATTTACAGAAGTTCCTTATGGAGCATGTGCAAAAGAGATGACTGTAGAAGTTAAAGATGGAAAAATTGTATCTTTTTCAGCAGTAAAAGGTTGTCCGGGGAATTTAAATGCAATTTCAAAGTTATTACCTGGTATGGAAGTAGATAAAGTTATTGCTTTATTAGATGATAATCCTTGTACAGGAGCACCAATAAAAGAGTTATCATCTTGTATGGATAATATGGTAGAGATGCTTAAATATCATGTAAATGGTGAAGGGGAAGGGCATGCTGTTGAGATTAGAAAAAAACAAAAAAATCAAAAGATAGCTTTTTCTTATGAGGGACATATCTGTAGCGGTTGCGGATTATGTGATTCTCAATTCTCTTAAAATATAAAAATTTTTAAAGCCCAATTTATTTGGGCTTTTTTTAATAAGTTAATTAAGAGTTTCACAACTTTATCTAATGACGTTGATATATCAGAAAAATTATGATTATATATTGTGAAGTAACTTATTAATAAGGAGGAAATTCGTGAAAAATCTACATGATCCAAAAGTTTTTAAGATTAATAGATTGAGTGCACATTCAGATCATAAATATAAAGGTAAGAATATAGAGTGGAAGAAAGATTTAAATGGAATTTGGGAGTTTTCTTATTGTGATTCACCAAATTGGTCAAAAATTGAAGTGCCTGGGCATATTGAACTTCAGGGCTATGGGAAACCTCAGTATGTAAATACTATGTATCCTTGGGATGGGTTAGAAACACTTGAACCTGGAGAAGTACCAAAACAATTTAATCCTTTTGGAACATATAAAAAAGAGTTCAAAGTGCCTAAAGATTGGAAAAAAAATCCAGTATATATTTCATTTCAAGGAGTGGAGTCTTGCATAGAATTGTATTGTAATGGAGAGTTTGTTGGTTATAGTGAAGATAGCTTTACTCCGAGTGAATTTGAACTTACTAAATACTTAAAGAGTGACAAAAATGAGATTCTAGTAAAAGTTTATAAATGGTGTAGTGGAAGCTGGTTAGAAGATCAAGATTTTTGGAGATTTAGTGGAATTTTTAGAGACGTATATCTATATTCAACTCCAGAAGTTCATGTGAAAGACATGTTTTTAACATCGGATTTAAGTTCAAACTTTAAAAAGGCAACTTTAAAAAATATTTTAAAACTTCAAAGTCTTATGAGCAAAAAAATAGATGTACTTATGGAAGTATGGGATAATAAAGAGCTCATCTGTAATATAGTAGAGAAAAATATAGAAATTGAAGACAATTTAAAAATTGAGCTTATAAAAAAAATAGATTCTCCAAAATTATGGAGTGCAGAAAAACCAAATCTTTATTTAATAAAAGTGATATTATCAGATTCTAATTCAGGAGAAGTGATAGAAGAGACAGAACAAAAATTCGGATTTAGAAAATTTGAAATAGAAGATAAAATCATGAAAATAAATGGGAAACGTATAGTTTTTAAAGGTGTAAATCGTCATGAATTTAATTGTGATAGAGGAAGAGCTGTTACTGAAGAGGATATGCTTTGGGATATAAAGTTTTTAAAAGCGAATAATTTTAATGCCGTAAGAACATCTCACTATCCAAATCAAACTAGATGGTATGAACTATGTGATGAATATGGGCTATATGTAATAGATGAGGTAAACTTAGAAACACATGGAACTTGGCAAATATTAGGGCAACCTTGTCCAGAAAAAGTTATTCCTAATAACAATCCAGAGTGGTTAGAAAACATAATCGATAGAGCAAAATCTATGTTTGAAAAAGATAAAAATCATCCTTCAATAATAATTTGGTCTTGTGGAAATGAGTCATTTGGAGGAGAAAATCTTTACAAAATGTCAGAGTTTTTAAAATCTTTAGATAGTACAAGAGTAATTCACTATGAAGGGGTATTTTGGGATAGAAGATATGACAAAACTTCTGATATGGAAAGTAGAATGTATGCAAAAGTTTATGAAATAGAAAAATATTTGAATGAAACTCCAGAAAAACCATTCGTACTATGCGAATATTCACATGCAATGGGGAATTCAAATGGTGGACTTCATAAATATACAGAATTAGAAGAGAAATATCCAATGTATCAAGGTGGATTTATATGGGACTACATAGATCAGGCACTTAGAAAAAAGGATCCTTTTGGGAATGATTACTTAGCATTCGGTGGAGATTTTGGGGATAGACCTACAGATTATAATTTCTGTGTAAATGGACTTGTATATGCTGATAGAAAAGTATCACCAAAGGTTCAAGAGGTTAAACAACTATTTTCAGACTATAAAATACAGGTTAAAGATAGATACTTTGTAATAGACAACCAAAGTTTATTTACAAATGTATCTGAATATGATGTGAAAGTCAAGGTGCTGAAGAATGGGGTTGAAAAATATTCTGAAATTTTAGAATGTGATGTAAAGCCTTTGAGTAAAAAAGAGTTTAAATTAGCCATTCCAAAGATGGATGAAAGTGGAGAGTATACAGTAGAGGTTTCTTTAAATTTAAAAGAGGATAGATTTTATGCAAATAAGGGACATGAAATCTGCTTTGGTCAGAATATCTATGTTATTAAGCAAGAAAAATCTCAGGAATTAGAAGAGAAACCTATTTTAATAAATGGTGGATTTAATATAGGAATCAAAGGGAAAAACTTTCATTTAGTTTTCTCAAAAGCTTACGGAGGATTAATATCATTAAAATATTCGGATAAAGAGTTTATAGAAGGAGTAGTTCTTCCTAACTTTTGGAGAGCAGGAACAGATAATGACAGAGGAAATAAAATGCCATTTAGATATGCTCAGTGGAAGATAGCATCTTTATATCCTAAGATGGTGAATGTTGAGGTAGTAGAAGGTAAAAATTATGTTGAGATAATTTCAAAATATGAGCTTCCAACAAATCCTGTAACAGACTGCATTGTAAGTTATAGAGCTTTTTCAGATGGAAAGATAGATGTAGGGATGGAGTATATTGGTGTAGAAGGTCTTTCAGAAATGCCATTAATGGGTATGAGTTATAAAATACCTCAAGAGTTTAGTGAAATAAAATGGTATGGCATGGGGCCAGAAGAAAATTATATCGATAGAGTTCATGGAGCAAGATTAGGAATTTTTGAAACAGATGTATATAAAAATCTAAGTCAGTATGTAATTCCACAAGAATGTGGGAATAGAATAGGAATAAGATGGGTAGAAGTAAAAAATAAGGCAGGTTTTGGTATGAAAATTTCAGGAGAGATTCCTTTTGAGTTTAGTGGACTACCTTATACAGTTAGTGAGATAGAAACAGCTTATCACCACTACGAACTACCAAAATCTCATTGTACAGCTCTAAATATAAATAAAGTTCAGATGGGAATCGGAGGAGATGATTCTTGGGGAGCGGAAACTCACAAAGAGTACTTGATACCTTCAAATAAAAATATTATATTTAGATACACAATTCAATCAAATATGTAATCAAAAAAGGCACAGATTAAAATCTGTGTCATTTTTTTAATTTTTTAATACAAAAATTTGGATTATGTGGTATAATATTGTGTTAAATTTAGATAGAAAGTAGGAGAAAAAATATGAATATTATTGAGTTTAAAAATGTATCAAAATCATTTTTTACACAGAATTTATATAAAAATGTAGATTTAGAAATAAATTCTGATGAAAAAATTGCTTTAGTAGGGAATAACGGAACTGGAAAATCGACTTTTATAAAGCTTATAATGGATGAGCAGTCTCCAGATAGAGGAAGAGTAATAAGAAATGAAGATGCTATAATCTCTTGTTTTGACCAGTTTGGAAAAATAGATTTAAATAAAAAGGTAGAAGATTTATTAAATTCACCTTTTGAAGAAGTAATAGCAGTACAAAAAGAGTTAGAGTCAGTATCGTCACAGTTCTCAGATAATAGTGAAGAGAATGAAAAATTATTAGAGAAATATGCAGAGCTATCAGATAAATTTGAAAGTTTAGGAGGGTATTCATACCTTCATGTACAATCTGAATTTATAGATATATTTGAGTTGACAGATAAATTAAATAAAACTTTCAAAGAGCTAAGTGGTGGAGAAAAGCAATATATAAGATTAGCAATCACTTTATTTAGTTATTCAGATTTAGTAATCTTAGATGAGCCTCTATCTTTCTTTGATAAAAAGAAGACAGCTTGGTTATCAAACTATATAGTAGAAAGTACAAAAGCATTCTTAGTTATATCACACAATGTGGATTTCATAAGATCTTTTGCAAATAAAATATTTGATATAGACAATATGAGAATAGGTTCTTATGAGTGTAACTATCCAAACTACTTAAAAGAGAAAAAGATAAGATTAGCAGAAGAGAAAAAGCAAAATCAAGAAACAGAATCTGTTATTGAAACTACTGAAGAAGCTATAGAAAAAAAATTAAAGCTTTTAGAAAGATGTAATAATAAACATGCTCATGCTGTAATTCTTAGAAGAATGAGAAAAGAGTTACAAAGATTACAGAAAGAGAAGATAAAATTCTCTCCAGAATATCAATATGAATATTCTGCTCCACCTAAAGCTGTATTTATATCAAGTAGA from Cetobacterium sp. 8H includes these protein-coding regions:
- a CDS encoding energy-coupling factor transporter transmembrane protein EcfT; translation: MSRAGTLYIEKNSPIHKIDGSIKFILLLVWTACVFLFNDFRVFLGFFIFGLALLKIAKIPFKSIKPLFIFIVMFTIMNSIFLIVVTPNYGSTLTQTTTSLITIKGITLSLETVWFAITLSMKYLAVFPIMMLFIFTTHPSKFASSLNKIGVSYKVAYAINIALRYIPDVRDEFKNIMNAQAARGVAFRKEDANIITRLKNYNTILFPLVLSSLNRVEIISNAMDLRGFGNKNKRTWYSGQKYGPIDFITSVLMVVLLGVAIYLKIYVLKGFWYPFK
- a CDS encoding M48 family metallopeptidase, with translation MKYNIIITRKSIKNLILKIKSNGQILLSVPKTTPQKYIESFIESKEAWIKENLEKIKKNSTKQVDKSYKNGDNIEYLGKMYILKIFPDKKNSVQIFEDCIYIYTNKEINKKNIETLLYNWYRKQAHIIFLDSINKYSQIIDENFKELKIRKMKNRWGSCRYLKKQITLNLELIKKPLECIDYVSLHEVAHLKYPHHKKEFWDFIHIYMPDWKLRKERLEKNE
- a CDS encoding TSCPD domain-containing protein, with protein sequence MKSKLFMLAGLLIATTVSNAAVKKDVKFTEVPYGACAKEMTVEVKDGKIVSFSAVKGCPGNLNAISKLLPGMEVDKVIALLDDNPCTGAPIKELSSCMDNMVEMLKYHVNGEGEGHAVEIRKKQKNQKIAFSYEGHICSGCGLCDSQFS
- a CDS encoding ABC transporter ATP-binding protein, translating into MINVVEFKNFTFKYMNQLEPTLKNINLEIKKGEKVLIAGPSGSGKSTLGNCLNGIVPFSKEGGFKGSLTLNGIHPYETSIFEISNHVGTVLQDQDGQFIGLSVGEDVSFIDENNLVPQEEMIKNTKIALDNVGMSSFINHSPQELSGGQKQSVSLAGIMRSSADILLFDEPLANLDPYSGKHAMKLICDIQKKTGKTVIVIEHRIEDVLEQDFDRVIVLNKGEVVANGSPEELFRQDIFRKYGLREPLYIEALKYSGVDFQKDTIYPIEKIGTPENILKVKTWCDSIDIKFKTFGDEILNISDLSFSYDEYKNILNNVNFSLEKGEILALLGNNGAGKSTLCKVITGIEKENSGDISLLGKSIKKESIRRRGENIGFVMQNPNHMITQETLLEEVEFGLKIRGIKNYTEKAEKALEICGLHEFRYWPITSLSYGQKKRLTIAAILALEPKVLILDEPTAGQDYKRYKEFMEFIKSIASQGVGIILITHDMHLALEYANRSIVLCGGTIIANEKPANILGQKDLMEKSNLKETSLSQMAEIMGLNAQFLMNSFINFENQGGDR
- a CDS encoding ECF-type riboflavin transporter substrate-binding protein; this encodes MNKTYTDEDGFRYYVKKTELFSTKSVVAIGIGAALYSVLSGVAIPVGPNTSFRIAVALLTIFGAIFGPVVGFFVGFVGHALNDMIMWGSVWFSWVFLSAVIGLFGGMITLDKSFSLETGHVTKKHIFKMYLYAILGMIFAGLAAYVGDVYFYGEPAQKVWIQIALATATNFVVTATLGIPIILGIAARKRKYSNLKIED
- a CDS encoding ABC-F family ATP-binding cassette domain-containing protein, with translation MNIIEFKNVSKSFFTQNLYKNVDLEINSDEKIALVGNNGTGKSTFIKLIMDEQSPDRGRVIRNEDAIISCFDQFGKIDLNKKVEDLLNSPFEEVIAVQKELESVSSQFSDNSEENEKLLEKYAELSDKFESLGGYSYLHVQSEFIDIFELTDKLNKTFKELSGGEKQYIRLAITLFSYSDLVILDEPLSFFDKKKTAWLSNYIVESTKAFLVISHNVDFIRSFANKIFDIDNMRIGSYECNYPNYLKEKKIRLAEEKKQNQETESVIETTEEAIEKKLKLLERCNNKHAHAVILRRMRKELQRLQKEKIKFSPEYQYEYSAPPKAVFISSREIDGPIATLTNVSKEYPDKLLYKDANLEIEKDTKICIVGENGSGKSTLLKIIAGLEEPTSGEVVINKDAKISFIEQDTIFENEKISVKDYLKEKTGLADDFIEAAIDNLYNNELEFRDKRIFMLSGGEKKRLEIFTNTLLETDLLIIDEPSTYMDDYSRDTIANMLLDYPGAVILVSHDKVLLRKIKFTTYDIRDKRFRIKE
- a CDS encoding glycoside hydrolase family 2 TIM barrel-domain containing protein, with amino-acid sequence MKNLHDPKVFKINRLSAHSDHKYKGKNIEWKKDLNGIWEFSYCDSPNWSKIEVPGHIELQGYGKPQYVNTMYPWDGLETLEPGEVPKQFNPFGTYKKEFKVPKDWKKNPVYISFQGVESCIELYCNGEFVGYSEDSFTPSEFELTKYLKSDKNEILVKVYKWCSGSWLEDQDFWRFSGIFRDVYLYSTPEVHVKDMFLTSDLSSNFKKATLKNILKLQSLMSKKIDVLMEVWDNKELICNIVEKNIEIEDNLKIELIKKIDSPKLWSAEKPNLYLIKVILSDSNSGEVIEETEQKFGFRKFEIEDKIMKINGKRIVFKGVNRHEFNCDRGRAVTEEDMLWDIKFLKANNFNAVRTSHYPNQTRWYELCDEYGLYVIDEVNLETHGTWQILGQPCPEKVIPNNNPEWLENIIDRAKSMFEKDKNHPSIIIWSCGNESFGGENLYKMSEFLKSLDSTRVIHYEGVFWDRRYDKTSDMESRMYAKVYEIEKYLNETPEKPFVLCEYSHAMGNSNGGLHKYTELEEKYPMYQGGFIWDYIDQALRKKDPFGNDYLAFGGDFGDRPTDYNFCVNGLVYADRKVSPKVQEVKQLFSDYKIQVKDRYFVIDNQSLFTNVSEYDVKVKVLKNGVEKYSEILECDVKPLSKKEFKLAIPKMDESGEYTVEVSLNLKEDRFYANKGHEICFGQNIYVIKQEKSQELEEKPILINGGFNIGIKGKNFHLVFSKAYGGLISLKYSDKEFIEGVVLPNFWRAGTDNDRGNKMPFRYAQWKIASLYPKMVNVEVVEGKNYVEIISKYELPTNPVTDCIVSYRAFSDGKIDVGMEYIGVEGLSEMPLMGMSYKIPQEFSEIKWYGMGPEENYIDRVHGARLGIFETDVYKNLSQYVIPQECGNRIGIRWVEVKNKAGFGMKISGEIPFEFSGLPYTVSEIETAYHHYELPKSHCTALNINKVQMGIGGDDSWGAETHKEYLIPSNKNIIFRYTIQSNM